From a single Micromonospora pallida genomic region:
- a CDS encoding polyamine ABC transporter substrate-binding protein has product MPSHPRTVSRRGLLSGALGSAALLGAGGALAGCGTEPARQTEEGCVSEDRSANEKKLIFSNWPQYMDVDEADETKRPTLDAFQAETGIQVTYTEDINDNNEFFGKVRNQLAACQSTERDLVVVTDWMSARMIRLGWIQKLDPAKLPNVQANLLPSLKGRSFDPENRISVPWQTGLAGLAYNGSVTKEIRTIDELLTRPDLKGRVTALSEMRDTMGLLLQANGHDPGNFTEAQFDDALAKLKRAVDGGQIRRFTGNDYAPELARGDIAACLGWSGDIIQLGFENDKIRFVVPDSGAILYSDDLIVPNKATHRANAEQLINYYYQPAVAAKLAAFVNYICPVQGAQAEMEKIDPELAANPLIFPDDAMLAKSKAFMTLTEAQEKAYESKYQQVIGA; this is encoded by the coding sequence ATGCCCAGTCACCCCCGGACGGTTTCCCGGCGTGGCCTGCTCTCCGGTGCGCTCGGCTCGGCCGCGCTGCTCGGCGCGGGTGGTGCCCTCGCCGGCTGCGGCACCGAGCCGGCGCGGCAGACCGAGGAGGGCTGTGTCAGCGAGGACCGCTCCGCCAACGAGAAGAAGCTGATCTTCTCCAACTGGCCGCAGTACATGGACGTCGACGAGGCCGACGAGACGAAGCGGCCGACCCTGGACGCGTTCCAGGCCGAGACCGGCATCCAGGTCACCTACACCGAGGACATCAACGACAACAACGAGTTCTTCGGCAAGGTGCGCAACCAGCTCGCCGCCTGCCAGAGCACCGAGCGGGACCTGGTCGTGGTGACCGACTGGATGTCGGCCCGCATGATCCGGCTCGGCTGGATCCAGAAACTCGACCCCGCGAAGCTGCCCAACGTCCAGGCGAACCTGCTGCCGTCGCTGAAGGGCCGCTCGTTCGACCCGGAGAACCGGATCTCCGTGCCGTGGCAGACCGGCCTCGCCGGGCTGGCCTACAACGGCAGCGTCACCAAGGAGATCCGTACCATTGACGAGCTGCTGACCCGCCCCGACCTGAAGGGCCGGGTCACCGCGCTCAGCGAGATGCGCGACACGATGGGGCTGCTGCTCCAGGCCAACGGGCACGACCCGGGGAACTTCACCGAGGCGCAGTTCGACGACGCCCTCGCCAAGCTCAAGCGTGCGGTCGACGGCGGGCAGATCCGCCGGTTCACCGGCAACGACTACGCCCCGGAACTGGCCCGGGGCGACATCGCCGCCTGCCTCGGCTGGTCCGGCGACATCATCCAGCTCGGCTTCGAGAACGACAAGATCAGGTTCGTGGTGCCGGACTCCGGCGCCATCCTCTACTCCGACGACCTGATCGTGCCGAACAAGGCCACCCACCGGGCCAACGCCGAGCAGTTGATCAACTACTACTACCAGCCGGCGGTCGCCGCGAAGCTCGCCGCCTTCGTCAACTACATCTGCCCGGTGCAGGGCGCGCAGGCGGAGATGGAGAAGATCGATCCGGAGCTGGCCGCCAATCCGCTGATCTTCCCGGACGACGCGATGCTGGCGAAGTCGAAGGCCTTCATGACCCTGACCGAGGCGCAGGAGAAGGCGTACGAGTCGAAGTACCAGCAGGTCATCGGGGCGTGA
- a CDS encoding Lrp/AsnC family transcriptional regulator — protein sequence MTNRHQDSSGSVRRVAVREGAHHGLLDDVARRIIEQLREDGRRPYAAIGKAVGLSEAAVRQRVQRLVDAGVMRIVAVTDPRQLGLPRQAMIGLRTEGDLDAVAAQLAELTEIDQVVITTGSFDLLAEVACRDDDHLVETLGRLRGVPGVVSTETFVYLRRRGTP from the coding sequence ATGACCAACCGCCATCAGGATAGTTCCGGCTCCGTGCGGCGGGTCGCCGTGCGTGAGGGAGCGCACCACGGCCTCCTCGACGACGTGGCGAGGCGGATCATCGAACAGCTCCGGGAGGACGGCCGCCGTCCGTACGCGGCGATCGGCAAGGCGGTCGGGCTCTCCGAGGCGGCGGTACGCCAGCGGGTGCAGCGACTTGTCGACGCGGGCGTGATGCGGATCGTCGCGGTCACCGACCCGCGCCAGCTCGGGCTGCCCCGTCAGGCCATGATCGGGCTACGGACCGAGGGCGACCTGGACGCCGTCGCCGCCCAGCTCGCCGAGTTGACGGAGATCGACCAGGTGGTGATCACCACCGGCTCGTTCGACCTGCTGGCCGAGGTGGCCTGCCGGGACGACGACCACCTGGTGGAGACCCTGGGACGGCTCCGGGGCGTACCGGGGGTCGTCTCGACCGAGACCTTCGTCTACCTCAGACGCCGGGGTACGCCCTGA
- a CDS encoding DUF3499 domain-containing protein, producing the protein MRSSRRCSRNGCPRQAVATLTYVYNESTAVIGPLAAFAEPHTYDLCEPHARNLTAPRGWDVVRHEGEFEPPPPTTDDLVALAEAVREAARPAPRVPQETSHQDQSQPPQTGRRGHLRVIPPTH; encoded by the coding sequence GTGAGGTCATCACGGCGCTGCTCCAGAAACGGCTGCCCCCGGCAAGCGGTCGCCACATTGACCTATGTCTACAACGAGTCGACCGCCGTCATCGGTCCGCTCGCGGCCTTCGCCGAGCCGCACACGTACGACCTCTGCGAGCCGCACGCGCGGAACCTCACCGCGCCACGGGGCTGGGACGTCGTCCGACACGAGGGCGAGTTCGAGCCGCCTCCGCCCACCACCGACGACCTGGTGGCCCTCGCCGAGGCGGTTCGCGAGGCCGCGCGCCCCGCGCCCCGCGTCCCGCAGGAGACCTCGCACCAGGACCAGTCCCAGCCGCCCCAGACCGGCCGCCGGGGCCACCTCCGCGTGATCCCGCCCACCCACTGA
- a CDS encoding metallopeptidase family protein: MTSPEHRRPGPGRRVRRDRHGRGLRGRLVPATVPLARTKAEIFDDLVLDTVETLERRFAKELAGVEFAVEDVPPDLNVYDSDVLEDGEVPLARLLPGRPGGRQEIPPRIVLYRRPLEFRAMDREDLADLVHDVIIEQVANLLGVDPDELA; this comes from the coding sequence ATGACCAGTCCGGAACACCGTCGCCCCGGCCCCGGTCGGCGGGTGCGCCGCGACCGGCACGGCCGAGGTCTGCGCGGGCGGCTGGTACCGGCAACCGTGCCGTTGGCCCGGACGAAGGCGGAGATCTTCGACGACCTGGTGCTGGACACGGTCGAGACCTTGGAGCGCCGCTTCGCCAAGGAGCTGGCCGGGGTCGAGTTCGCCGTCGAGGACGTGCCCCCGGACCTCAACGTCTACGACTCGGACGTACTCGAGGACGGGGAGGTGCCCCTCGCCCGGCTGCTGCCAGGGCGTCCCGGCGGCCGGCAGGAGATCCCACCACGGATCGTGCTCTACCGGCGTCCGCTGGAGTTCCGCGCGATGGACCGGGAGGATCTCGCCGATCTGGTCCACGATGTCATCATCGAGCAGGTCGCGAATCTGCTCGGGGTCGATCCCGACGAGCTGGCCTGA
- a CDS encoding WhiB family transcriptional regulator, protein MDGQLEVADLLGNAPEWQERALCSQTDPEAFFPEKGGSTREAKRICSRCEVKTECLEYALGHDERFGIWGGLSERERRKLKRRVA, encoded by the coding sequence ATGGACGGCCAGCTTGAGGTGGCCGACCTGCTCGGAAACGCGCCGGAGTGGCAGGAGCGGGCGCTCTGCTCGCAGACCGACCCGGAGGCGTTCTTCCCCGAGAAGGGCGGCTCGACCCGCGAGGCCAAGCGGATCTGTTCCCGATGCGAGGTCAAGACGGAGTGCCTGGAGTACGCACTCGGTCACGACGAGCGGTTCGGAATCTGGGGTGGCCTCTCCGAGCGGGAGCGTCGCAAGCTCAAGCGGCGGGTGGCCTGA
- a CDS encoding bifunctional FO biosynthesis protein CofGH codes for MREKTEAGAAGGAGTTAGGPPPVDAVTEAEVRRALRRAATGRALDVDEAAALLAARGDALTELCDVAAGIRDAGLREAGRPGVITFSKKVFVPLTRLCRDRCHYCTFATVPHRLPAAFLDRDEVLAIAREGAAQGCKEALFTLGDRPEERWPAARRWLDERGYDSTLDYLRACAVAVLEETGLLPHLNPGVLSWSELQRLKPVAPSMGMMLETTATRLWSEPGGPHHGSPDKEPAVRLRVLDDAGRVGVPFTTGILIGIGETPAERVDALFAIRRAHREYGHLQEVIVQNFRAKPDTAMRGMPDAELHDLAATVAVARVLLGPKARIQAPPNLIAGEYELLLRAGIDDWGGVSPVTPDHVNPERPWPQLDELAKHTAAAGFTLRERLTVYPEYVRAGDPWLDPRLLPHVTALADPATGLAVESARPQGRPWQEPEETHGGRVDLHASIDTTGRTGDRRGDFDSVYGDWAEVAGKVRAGAAGGGGDAELRTGLRLAADDPAALLDPRHADAALALFAADGAALDALCRLADDVRRDTVGDDVTYVVNRNINFSNVCYVGCRFCAFAQRERDADAYRLSVEQVADRAEEAWAAGATEVCMQGGIDPKLPVTAYADLVRAIKRRVPGMHVHAFSPMEVATASAKAGLSIRDWLEQLREAGLDTIPGTAAEILDDEVRWVLTKGKLPTSAWVEVVTTAHELGIRSSSTMMYGHVDHPAHWLAHFRVLAGVQDRTGGFTEFVALPFVHTNAPIYLAGIARPGPTWRENRAVHAMARLLLHGRIDNIQCSWVKLGDEGTVAMLRGGCNDLGGTLMEETISRMAGSGNGSARTEEQLRAIATAAGRPARRRGTAYGEPAGR; via the coding sequence ATGCGGGAGAAGACTGAGGCGGGGGCGGCCGGCGGGGCGGGCACCACGGCTGGCGGGCCGCCGCCTGTCGACGCGGTGACCGAGGCGGAGGTACGCCGCGCCCTGCGTCGCGCGGCCACTGGCCGAGCGCTGGACGTCGACGAGGCGGCCGCGCTGCTCGCCGCCCGGGGCGACGCCCTGACGGAGTTGTGCGACGTGGCCGCCGGGATCCGGGACGCCGGACTGCGCGAGGCCGGCCGGCCCGGTGTGATCACCTTCTCCAAGAAGGTCTTCGTCCCGCTGACCCGGCTCTGCCGGGACCGCTGCCACTACTGCACCTTCGCCACCGTGCCGCACCGGCTCCCGGCGGCCTTCCTCGACCGGGACGAGGTGCTCGCGATCGCCCGCGAGGGCGCGGCGCAGGGCTGCAAGGAGGCCCTGTTCACCCTCGGCGACCGGCCCGAGGAGCGTTGGCCGGCGGCCCGGCGGTGGCTGGACGAGCGCGGCTACGACTCCACCCTGGACTATCTGCGGGCCTGCGCGGTCGCGGTGCTCGAGGAGACCGGGCTGCTGCCGCACCTGAACCCGGGCGTGCTCTCCTGGTCGGAGTTGCAGCGGCTCAAGCCGGTCGCGCCGAGCATGGGCATGATGCTGGAGACCACCGCCACCCGGCTCTGGTCGGAGCCGGGCGGCCCGCACCACGGCTCGCCGGACAAGGAACCGGCGGTCCGGTTGCGGGTCCTCGACGACGCCGGCCGGGTCGGCGTCCCGTTCACCACCGGCATCCTGATCGGCATCGGCGAGACGCCCGCCGAGCGGGTGGACGCGCTTTTCGCCATCCGCCGGGCACACCGCGAGTACGGCCACCTCCAGGAGGTGATCGTGCAGAACTTCCGCGCCAAGCCGGACACCGCCATGCGCGGCATGCCCGACGCGGAGCTGCACGACCTGGCTGCCACGGTGGCGGTGGCCCGTGTCCTGCTCGGCCCGAAGGCCCGCATCCAGGCCCCGCCGAACCTCATCGCCGGCGAGTACGAACTCCTGCTGCGCGCCGGCATCGACGACTGGGGTGGCGTCTCCCCGGTGACCCCGGACCACGTGAACCCGGAACGGCCCTGGCCGCAGCTCGACGAGCTGGCGAAGCACACCGCCGCCGCCGGGTTCACGCTGCGCGAGCGGCTGACCGTCTACCCGGAGTACGTCCGGGCCGGTGACCCGTGGCTCGATCCGCGCCTGCTGCCGCACGTGACCGCGTTGGCCGACCCGGCCACCGGGCTGGCCGTCGAGTCGGCCCGTCCGCAGGGGCGACCCTGGCAGGAGCCGGAGGAGACCCACGGCGGCCGGGTCGACCTGCACGCCAGCATCGACACCACCGGACGGACCGGGGACCGGCGGGGCGACTTCGACAGCGTCTACGGCGACTGGGCCGAGGTGGCCGGGAAGGTCCGGGCGGGAGCCGCCGGAGGCGGGGGAGACGCGGAACTGCGTACCGGACTGCGGTTGGCCGCCGACGACCCGGCGGCGCTGCTCGACCCCCGGCACGCGGACGCGGCGCTGGCGCTCTTCGCGGCGGACGGCGCGGCGCTCGACGCGCTCTGCCGGCTCGCCGACGACGTGCGTCGCGACACCGTCGGCGACGACGTCACCTACGTGGTCAACCGGAACATCAACTTCAGCAACGTCTGCTACGTGGGCTGTCGGTTCTGCGCGTTCGCACAACGCGAGCGGGACGCCGACGCCTACCGCCTCTCGGTGGAGCAGGTCGCCGACCGGGCCGAGGAGGCGTGGGCGGCGGGCGCGACCGAGGTCTGCATGCAGGGCGGCATCGACCCGAAGCTGCCGGTCACCGCGTACGCCGACCTGGTCCGGGCGATCAAGCGGCGGGTGCCCGGGATGCACGTGCACGCCTTCTCGCCGATGGAGGTGGCGACCGCGTCGGCGAAGGCCGGGCTGTCCATCCGGGACTGGCTGGAGCAGTTGCGTGAGGCCGGACTGGACACCATCCCAGGCACTGCCGCCGAGATCCTCGACGACGAGGTGCGCTGGGTGCTCACCAAGGGCAAACTGCCCACCTCCGCCTGGGTCGAGGTGGTCACCACCGCCCACGAGCTGGGCATCCGGTCCAGCTCGACCATGATGTACGGCCACGTCGACCATCCGGCGCACTGGCTGGCCCACTTCCGGGTGCTGGCCGGGGTGCAGGACCGCACCGGTGGCTTCACCGAGTTCGTGGCGCTGCCGTTCGTGCACACCAACGCGCCGATCTACCTGGCCGGCATCGCCCGTCCCGGCCCGACCTGGCGGGAGAACCGGGCGGTGCACGCGATGGCCCGGTTGCTGCTGCACGGTCGGATCGACAACATCCAGTGCTCCTGGGTCAAGCTCGGCGACGAGGGGACGGTGGCGATGCTGCGGGGCGGCTGCAACGACCTGGGCGGCACCCTGATGGAGGAGACGATTTCCCGAATGGCCGGGTCCGGCAACGGGTCGGCCCGTACCGAGGAGCAGTTGCGCGCCATCGCCACCGCGGCGGGCCGTCCGGCCCGGCGGCGTGGCACGGCCTACGGTGAGCCGGCCGGACGGTGA
- the cofD gene encoding 2-phospho-L-lactate transferase has product MRIVVLAGGIGGARFLLGVRAYAREVGAEVTAVVNVGDDLYLHGLKICPDLDSVLYTLGGGADRERGWGRADETWTVRTELAAYGAEPTWFGLGDRDIATHLVRTSMINGGYPLSAVTEALSSRWQPGVRLLPATDDRLETHAVVDLDGGQRAIHFQEWWVRYRAEVPTHRFVFVGAESAKPAPGVLDALGAADLVLLAPSNPVVSIAPILAVPGLREAVADTPGRVVGISPIIGGAPVRGMADRCLAVLDVACSAAGVGRLYGGRRAGGLLDGWLVAPEDEGTTVPEVTIRAVPLWMTDEAATAGMVRAAVELS; this is encoded by the coding sequence ATGCGCATCGTGGTTCTGGCGGGCGGCATCGGGGGTGCCCGATTCCTGCTCGGCGTCCGGGCGTACGCCCGCGAGGTCGGCGCCGAGGTGACCGCCGTGGTCAACGTCGGCGACGACCTCTACCTGCACGGACTCAAGATCTGCCCGGATCTGGACAGCGTGCTCTACACCCTCGGTGGGGGCGCGGACCGCGAGCGCGGTTGGGGACGGGCGGACGAGACCTGGACGGTGCGGACCGAACTCGCCGCGTACGGCGCGGAACCGACCTGGTTCGGCCTGGGCGACCGGGACATCGCCACCCACCTGGTGCGGACCAGCATGATCAACGGCGGGTACCCGCTCTCCGCCGTCACCGAGGCGCTGTCCAGCCGCTGGCAGCCCGGCGTACGGCTGCTGCCGGCGACCGACGACCGGCTGGAGACGCACGCGGTGGTCGACCTCGACGGCGGCCAGCGGGCGATCCACTTCCAGGAGTGGTGGGTACGGTACCGCGCCGAGGTGCCCACCCACCGGTTCGTCTTCGTCGGCGCGGAGAGCGCCAAGCCCGCGCCCGGCGTCCTCGACGCGCTCGGCGCGGCCGACCTGGTGCTGCTCGCGCCGAGCAACCCGGTGGTGAGCATCGCGCCGATCCTGGCCGTGCCGGGGCTGCGGGAAGCGGTGGCCGACACGCCGGGCCGGGTGGTCGGGATCTCCCCGATCATCGGTGGCGCGCCGGTGCGCGGGATGGCCGACCGGTGCCTGGCCGTGCTCGACGTGGCGTGCAGCGCCGCCGGGGTGGGCAGACTCTACGGCGGGCGGCGGGCCGGCGGGCTGCTCGACGGTTGGCTGGTCGCCCCGGAGGACGAGGGGACGACCGTGCCGGAGGTGACCATCCGGGCGGTGCCGTTGTGGATGACCGACGAGGCGGCGACGGCCGGCATGGTCCGCGCCGCGGTGGAGCTGTCATGA